A genome region from Mycolicibacterium litorale includes the following:
- a CDS encoding SDR family oxidoreductase: MRPVPRWPARTTFDLRGKRILLTGASSGIGAVAAQKLAAQGAFVIAVARREALLDEVVERIVAAGGKATAVRANLADLDEIDALVEKVGAVDVLINNAARSIRRPLAESLGRWHDVERVIQLNYYAPLRLIRGVAPGMIERGDGHIINVATWRVLPESSPMFAAYNASKAALSAVSRVIDTEWGQAGVHSTTVYYPLVATPMIAPTQAYSGVAALSADEAADWMVTAARTRPIRIAPRKALALRALDVVAPRALNNLLERETNRMNANARTVVAAPEG, translated from the coding sequence ATGCGCCCCGTTCCGCGCTGGCCGGCCCGCACGACATTCGATCTGCGCGGTAAACGAATCCTGTTGACCGGCGCATCCTCTGGGATCGGAGCGGTCGCCGCGCAGAAGCTCGCCGCCCAAGGCGCATTCGTCATCGCGGTGGCGCGGCGCGAAGCGCTGCTGGACGAGGTGGTCGAGCGGATCGTCGCGGCGGGCGGCAAGGCTACGGCGGTGCGCGCGAACCTCGCCGACCTCGACGAGATCGACGCGTTGGTGGAAAAGGTTGGCGCCGTTGACGTTCTGATCAACAACGCGGCCCGGTCGATCCGCCGACCGCTGGCCGAATCGCTGGGGCGGTGGCACGACGTGGAGCGGGTCATCCAGCTCAACTACTACGCCCCGCTGCGCCTCATTCGGGGTGTGGCACCCGGGATGATAGAACGCGGCGACGGCCACATCATCAACGTCGCAACGTGGCGGGTGCTGCCGGAATCCTCGCCGATGTTCGCGGCGTACAACGCCTCGAAGGCCGCGTTGAGCGCGGTGAGTCGCGTCATCGACACCGAGTGGGGGCAGGCGGGCGTGCACTCCACGACCGTGTACTACCCGTTGGTGGCGACGCCGATGATCGCGCCGACGCAGGCCTACAGCGGGGTCGCCGCGCTCAGCGCCGACGAGGCGGCGGACTGGATGGTCACCGCCGCCCGCACCCGGCCGATCCGCATCGCCCCGCGCAAGGCCCTCGCGTTGCGCGCACTCGACGTCGTCGCGCCGCGCGCACTCAACAACCTCCTCGAACGCGAAACCAACCGGATGAATGCGAACGCACGCACAGTCGTTGCGGCCCCAGAGGGTTGA
- a CDS encoding DMT family transporter, translating to MSTSRTTVGHRPENLALGAALTTAAFFCVALVGTLAKVSGQYTSTGVLLLFQNLICLVFIVPVVWRDGWSSLRTSKIGLHVTRAVTGTACWYALFFAITQIPLANATLLTYSAPLWMPLVAWVVTRQRVARATWIGAGIGFAGVVLVLQPQTRSFHVGEVAALAGAVLLAIAMMSVRWLGATEPITRVLFYYFLLSTVLAVPIAIVDWQAFPPRAWVWLIALGFAQLFSQILIVVAYRYASAEKVGPFIYCVIVFTAVIDWIVWHHPPTLYMYIGTALVIGGGLVAVRARAAPTPGGG from the coding sequence GTGTCGACTTCGCGGACCACGGTGGGCCACCGGCCCGAGAACCTCGCCCTGGGCGCGGCGCTCACCACGGCGGCGTTCTTCTGCGTCGCGCTGGTGGGCACGCTGGCGAAGGTGTCGGGCCAGTACACCTCGACCGGGGTGCTGCTGCTGTTCCAGAACCTGATCTGTCTGGTCTTCATCGTCCCGGTGGTGTGGCGTGACGGGTGGTCGTCGCTGCGGACGTCGAAGATCGGTCTGCATGTCACGCGGGCGGTCACCGGGACGGCGTGCTGGTATGCGTTGTTCTTCGCGATCACGCAGATCCCGCTGGCGAACGCGACCCTGCTGACCTACAGCGCTCCGCTGTGGATGCCGCTGGTGGCGTGGGTGGTCACGCGCCAGCGGGTGGCGCGGGCGACGTGGATCGGAGCCGGCATCGGCTTCGCCGGGGTGGTGCTGGTCCTGCAGCCGCAGACCCGCAGCTTTCACGTCGGTGAGGTGGCGGCGCTCGCCGGGGCGGTGCTGCTGGCGATCGCGATGATGTCGGTGCGCTGGCTCGGCGCGACCGAACCGATCACCCGGGTGCTCTTCTACTATTTCCTGCTTTCGACGGTGTTGGCGGTGCCGATCGCGATCGTCGACTGGCAGGCGTTCCCGCCGCGGGCGTGGGTGTGGCTGATCGCGCTCGGGTTCGCGCAGCTGTTCTCGCAGATCTTGATCGTGGTGGCGTACCGGTACGCCTCGGCGGAGAAGGTCGGACCGTTCATCTACTGCGTCATCGTGTTCACCGCGGTGATCGACTGGATCGTGTGGCATCACCCGCCGACGCTGTACATGTACATCGGGACGGCGCTGGTCATCGGCGGCGGGCTGGTGGCGGTGCGGGCGCGGGCGGCGCCGACTCCGGGTGGCGGTTAG
- a CDS encoding S1C family serine protease: MSERNQPSEKSPAGSPAAVDPATQRAFGRPEGVQSAFAGPDRRRDQGEYTPTNQSPGPVLDDVFGHPKADDDDAVSEQWPPQPDGEAAPPPPTPVAAAPADPGPKLGLVDLLFSGKVSRTALVVIAVLALAVGLAGGWIGSKTATIIEAFATPKVNLSTTEPDDSAESRFTRVADAVADSVVTIEAVSEQSGSQGSGVVVDGRGYIVTNNHVVEEASTDANKWKLSVIFNDGKTVPAVVVGRDPVTDLAVLKVNNVDHLTVARLGDSSRLRVGQEVIAAGAPLGLRSTDTQGIISALNRAVRLSAERSGDDIVISAVQTDAAINHGNSGGPLINMNAEVIGINAAGKSLSDSASGLGFAIPVNEMKHVVETLMRDGVIAHPTLGLTAQSVSDTGAAGAKVTEVKQGEPAEKAGIKEGDVVVKIGDRPVGDLDAFVVAVRQLQIGKGTPVEILREGKPMTLTVEPIAGKPTT; encoded by the coding sequence GTGAGCGAGCGGAACCAGCCCAGCGAGAAGTCGCCTGCTGGGAGTCCTGCGGCGGTCGATCCGGCGACGCAGCGTGCCTTCGGTCGGCCCGAAGGCGTCCAGAGCGCGTTCGCGGGGCCCGACCGCCGTCGTGACCAGGGCGAATACACGCCGACGAACCAGTCCCCGGGCCCTGTGCTCGACGACGTCTTCGGGCATCCGAAGGCCGACGATGACGATGCGGTGTCCGAGCAGTGGCCGCCGCAGCCCGACGGCGAGGCTGCCCCTCCCCCGCCGACGCCCGTCGCGGCCGCACCGGCCGATCCCGGCCCCAAGCTCGGTTTGGTCGACCTGCTGTTCAGCGGGAAGGTCTCCCGAACCGCGCTCGTCGTGATCGCGGTGCTGGCGCTGGCGGTGGGCCTGGCCGGTGGATGGATCGGCAGCAAGACGGCGACGATCATCGAGGCGTTCGCGACGCCGAAGGTGAACCTCTCGACGACCGAACCGGACGACTCCGCGGAAAGCCGGTTCACCCGGGTCGCCGACGCGGTCGCCGATTCGGTAGTGACCATCGAGGCGGTCAGCGAACAGTCCGGCTCGCAGGGATCCGGGGTCGTGGTCGACGGCCGCGGCTACATCGTCACCAACAACCACGTGGTCGAAGAGGCCTCCACCGATGCGAACAAGTGGAAGCTGTCGGTCATCTTCAACGACGGCAAAACCGTGCCGGCGGTGGTGGTGGGCCGCGATCCGGTGACGGATCTGGCGGTGCTGAAGGTCAACAACGTCGACCACCTGACGGTGGCGCGCCTGGGTGACTCGAGCCGGCTGCGGGTGGGCCAGGAGGTGATCGCCGCGGGTGCGCCGCTGGGTCTGCGGAGCACCGACACGCAGGGGATCATCAGCGCGCTCAACCGGGCGGTGCGGCTGTCGGCCGAGCGTTCGGGTGACGACATCGTCATCTCAGCGGTGCAGACCGACGCGGCGATCAACCACGGCAACTCCGGTGGTCCGCTGATCAACATGAACGCCGAGGTGATCGGTATCAACGCGGCGGGCAAATCGCTGTCGGACAGCGCCAGCGGCCTGGGCTTCGCGATCCCGGTCAACGAGATGAAGCATGTCGTCGAGACGCTGATGCGCGACGGCGTGATCGCCCATCCCACACTGGGTTTGACGGCGCAGTCGGTGAGCGACACCGGTGCGGCCGGAGCGAAGGTGACCGAGGTCAAGCAGGGCGAGCCGGCGGAGAAGGCCGGGATCAAGGAGGGCGACGTCGTCGTCAAGATCGGTGACCGCCCGGTCGGTGACCTCGACGCGTTCGTCGTCGCGGTGCGTCAGCTCCAGATCGGCAAGGGCACGCCCGTCGAGATCCTGCGGGAGGGCAAGCCGATGACCCTGACGGTGGAGCCCATCGCCGGCAAGCCGACGACGTAG
- a CDS encoding PDDEXK family nuclease: MAAQLTKEERLDRLVRKTRQRVENIAPETRLLKHMPSSKLGVLVREAGYERGSRRLLEELSDRLREAGVDFSPELSDDANTPETTIHFFDAKRPVQGLQPARELFEEESQLQHFLWKNKHFLSQATKHLRLTDREKVLAPGSRPDLIAVDTKSKELVGIELKAGTPDEGIVAQAAKYMDALKTAAEAQGHKGARLMIITGQPNEQLAEQVQVHAEKVGVRCEWLLYRVRFELKKA, translated from the coding sequence TTGGCTGCACAATTGACGAAGGAAGAACGCCTCGATCGTCTCGTGAGAAAGACGCGACAACGCGTAGAGAACATCGCGCCCGAGACGCGGCTGCTGAAGCACATGCCGAGCAGCAAACTGGGTGTGCTCGTCAGAGAGGCCGGCTACGAACGGGGATCTCGCAGGCTCCTCGAAGAGCTCAGCGATCGCTTGCGGGAAGCCGGCGTCGATTTCAGCCCCGAACTCTCGGACGATGCGAATACTCCGGAGACAACGATTCATTTCTTCGATGCCAAGCGGCCGGTGCAAGGCCTGCAACCCGCTCGTGAGTTGTTCGAGGAAGAATCCCAACTCCAGCACTTTCTCTGGAAGAACAAACACTTCTTGAGCCAGGCAACAAAGCATCTTCGCCTCACCGATCGCGAGAAAGTGCTCGCGCCAGGATCGAGACCTGACCTGATCGCGGTAGACACGAAGAGCAAGGAACTGGTCGGCATCGAGTTGAAGGCGGGAACACCGGACGAGGGGATCGTCGCGCAGGCCGCCAAATACATGGACGCCCTCAAGACAGCGGCTGAAGCTCAAGGCCACAAGGGTGCGCGCCTGATGATCATCACCGGACAACCCAACGAGCAGTTGGCCGAGCAAGTACAGGTCCACGCCGAGAAGGTCGGCGTCAGATGCGAATGGCTGCTCTATCGCGTGCGCTTCGAGTTGAAGAAGGCATAG
- a CDS encoding NUDIX hydrolase yields MNLKSPGDRTSRPLTDYPRPSVAVDTALLTLDADHRLVVLQVRRNSGRGWALPGTFLHKGERLADAVNRSLQTKANVRGLRPHQLQVFDDPARDDRGWVLSVAHIEVVRADQLASRFTETTRLMPVEQPGRLPYDHADIIVQAVEHIRARYADDPDPDRLLGEEFTLRELRLAHEAVIGESLQRDSFRRAMEPKLVATGATTTGGRGRPAELFRRADG; encoded by the coding sequence ATGAACCTGAAATCGCCCGGGGACCGCACATCGCGCCCGCTCACCGATTACCCGCGTCCGTCGGTCGCGGTCGACACCGCGCTGCTGACCCTCGACGCCGATCATCGGCTGGTCGTGCTGCAGGTACGTCGCAACAGCGGCCGCGGCTGGGCTCTGCCGGGCACCTTCCTGCACAAGGGGGAGCGGTTGGCCGATGCGGTAAACCGGTCGCTGCAGACGAAGGCGAACGTCCGTGGGCTGCGGCCGCACCAGCTTCAGGTGTTCGACGACCCCGCACGCGACGACCGCGGATGGGTGCTGTCGGTGGCGCACATCGAGGTGGTGCGCGCCGATCAGCTTGCCTCACGCTTCACGGAGACGACGCGGCTCATGCCCGTCGAGCAACCGGGTCGGCTGCCCTACGACCACGCCGACATCATCGTGCAGGCCGTCGAGCACATTCGCGCCCGTTACGCCGACGATCCCGATCCCGACCGGCTACTCGGCGAGGAGTTCACGCTGCGCGAGCTACGGCTGGCCCACGAAGCCGTCATCGGAGAGTCGCTGCAGCGGGACAGCTTCCGGCGGGCGATGGAGCCCAAGCTCGTCGCGACCGGAGCCACCACGACTGGAGGTCGTGGACGACCGGCCGAGTTGTTCCGTCGCGCGGATGGGTGA
- a CDS encoding ADP-ribosylglycohydrolase family protein, whose product MTSFHDRIEGVLLGMAAGDALGAPYEFGPPRGPELAVEMVGGGVWEPGEWTDDTAMAIAIAETAATGTDLREPAAQDTIVARWHAWSLRAKDVGIQTRSVLTAAARSGAATADRARAEAIRLHERTGRTAGNGSLMRTAPVALAYLDDEDAMVDAARAVSELTHVDLDAGDACVVWCSAIRHAVRTGELDARTGLRHIEHRRRKLWQERLDAAESGPPASFANNGWVVAALQAAWSAITTTAVPSDDPAAGVFRADHLRLALDAAVRAGDDTDTVAAIAGALLGAAYGASAVPVRWRALLHGWPGISAHGLVGLASAIARGGEPDSFDYSYPGSPIDTVARHPYDDGVLLGGIGVLRRLPADVDAVVSLCRVADSDVPQGIPHVEVRLIDRVDEDENPHLDFVLLEGVRAVEQLRRQGRTVLVHCVGAYSRTPTIGALYGARLRAVDVDTALADVVRVLPGAQPNRAFRAALRRLHGDRPAAHAVTTSGHTACNTAARRSGSSHPC is encoded by the coding sequence ATGACTTCATTTCACGATCGCATCGAAGGGGTCCTGCTGGGCATGGCGGCGGGCGACGCCCTCGGTGCGCCATACGAGTTCGGTCCGCCGCGCGGACCCGAGCTCGCGGTGGAGATGGTGGGCGGAGGCGTGTGGGAGCCCGGTGAGTGGACCGACGATACGGCGATGGCGATCGCCATCGCAGAGACAGCGGCGACCGGTACGGACCTGCGAGAGCCGGCGGCCCAGGACACCATCGTCGCGCGGTGGCATGCGTGGTCGTTGCGGGCCAAGGACGTCGGCATCCAGACCCGGTCGGTACTCACAGCAGCGGCACGCTCCGGCGCTGCGACCGCGGATCGCGCCCGCGCCGAAGCGATCCGCTTGCACGAGCGGACCGGTCGCACCGCGGGCAACGGCTCGCTGATGCGTACCGCGCCGGTGGCGCTCGCCTATCTCGATGACGAGGACGCGATGGTCGACGCCGCACGGGCGGTCAGCGAACTCACCCACGTCGATCTCGACGCCGGTGATGCGTGCGTGGTGTGGTGCAGCGCGATCCGGCATGCGGTGCGCACCGGTGAGCTCGATGCGCGAACGGGACTGCGGCACATCGAACACCGCCGCCGAAAGCTGTGGCAGGAGCGACTCGATGCCGCAGAATCGGGGCCGCCCGCGTCGTTCGCGAACAACGGCTGGGTGGTGGCGGCCCTGCAGGCGGCGTGGTCGGCGATCACGACCACGGCAGTACCGTCCGACGACCCGGCTGCCGGGGTGTTTCGCGCTGATCATCTGCGGTTGGCGCTCGACGCCGCGGTGCGGGCGGGCGATGACACCGACACGGTCGCAGCAATCGCGGGCGCACTGCTCGGCGCCGCCTATGGCGCATCGGCGGTGCCGGTGCGGTGGCGGGCGCTGCTACACGGGTGGCCGGGGATTTCGGCGCACGGTCTCGTCGGCCTGGCATCGGCGATTGCGCGTGGCGGTGAGCCGGATTCGTTCGACTACTCGTATCCCGGTTCGCCGATCGACACGGTGGCGCGGCACCCGTACGACGACGGTGTGCTGCTCGGTGGGATCGGTGTGCTGCGCCGGCTGCCGGCGGATGTCGATGCGGTGGTGTCACTGTGTCGGGTGGCCGATAGCGATGTGCCGCAGGGCATACCGCATGTCGAGGTGCGGTTGATCGACCGGGTCGACGAGGACGAGAACCCGCATCTGGATTTCGTCCTGCTGGAGGGGGTACGGGCGGTCGAGCAGCTGCGGCGGCAGGGTCGCACGGTGCTGGTGCACTGCGTCGGCGCGTACAGCCGCACACCGACAATCGGGGCGCTGTACGGCGCGCGACTACGTGCTGTCGACGTGGACACGGCGCTGGCTGATGTCGTGCGGGTGTTGCCGGGGGCACAGCCCAACCGGGCGTTCCGGGCGGCGCTGCGACGGTTGCACGGTGACCGCCCTGCTGCTCATGCGGTCACCACGAGTGGTCACACAGCGTGCAATACTGCCGCTCGTCGGTCGGGCAGCAGCCACCCATGCTGA